Part of the Paenibacillus terrae HPL-003 genome is shown below.
TTTCAGAGGCTCTGTAAAATATTTGTGTATAAATGCCGTAAAGCTCATACCAGTGACTCTCTCAACCAGAATTTCAGCTAATGTAAATCCATCGTTAGAGTACACCGAATACGCACCTGGCTCTGTCTTCAGATTCTGGGTCGCCAATTGATCCAAAAAGGTATCATGTGCATAGGTATCATTGTCCCCATACAGTATAGCACTACCGCTAGAGGTTCCGAGAAGCCCGGCCGAATGATTCAGCAACATACGGGGTGTAATCTGTTTGTATCGTTTATCTTTCATTGTAAAATCAGGCATATAGTTCACAACAGGCACATCCAAATCGATCTTGCCTTCATCAACCAGCTTCATTACAGCGGCTGTAAGCATCATTTTACTGGTTGAACCAATGCCATAGATCGTGTTCGTAGTAAGAGGTACCTTGTCGTTTAGATCGTTCTTCCCCGTTTGACCGGACACCATAATCTCTCCACCATCAATGAGCGCATATTGCAGACTCGTCGTACCGTACGTCTCGGTCAGTAATTTGGCTTTTTCGATCACGGTTTTCTTCGTTGTCTCATACGTAAGGTTGCTGTTGTTATTTATGGCAGTCGGTGCGGCCATTGCAGACATTGGAGCAAGTATCGTCAGCATGAGAGTCACAGCAGCTATAGTATTTCTTTTTCTTGCTGTCCTCACACTCATCTTTGTTACCTCTCTTGGTTTCACTGTTGCATCCACTCCTGTCTTCATTATTATGCTAGGCCACCTTAACGTGGGCGCTAAAGACAGTATAACTAACCAAAATGTCCCCCTAATGACTACAGTATGAACGGAGGATGAACAGGCCAAAAAAGTTTGCATCATCACATGCAAGAAGGTTTATACATGGTGTCATAGCCTAGAGAAGGCATGAAATCCAATCATCCTGCTGGTGTTGTGATTGGCAAGATGACTATGAAGGTCGTTCCTCGTCCGTATTCGCTCTCCACCCGGATGTCCCCTTGATGAAGCGATACGATCTGCTTTACAATAGCCAGTCCCATACCACTGCCTTCATATTTCTGGCTGTGGGAACGATCAGCTTTAAAGAATCGGTCAAATATACGCTTTTGGTCTTCCGGGAGAATACCAATACCCGAATCCGATATACGGACCGTCACGTTCTTGATACTCTGTTTGATCCTGACGCTAATTCGGGCACCATCTTTGGAAAATTTGATGCCATTGCCGAGGATATTGATCCACACCTGATTTAACTGGTCATGATCGGCCGTGATTTTGGTGGGCTGCAAATCAAGATCGAACTGAATGTTGCGGGCTGACCATTGGGGTTGAATAGCGACGATTACTCGTCTGATCTGTTCATCCAGACTGAGCGTGGCGAGCCGCATTTGCAATGACTGAGATTCAAGCAAACTCAGCTTTAGCAGACTATCACTTATTTTGGACATCCGTGCAGTCTCAGTGATGATAATGTCGAGATAAGAGCTTCGATCGTCATCCGGGATGTCTACCTGCTTGAGCGCTATAGCAAAACCGGAAATGGAAGTGAGGGGAGACTGAACTTCATGGGACACGTTTGCTACGAATTCCCTGCGCATCTGCTCAAGCTGCTGTAGATCGTGCATCATTTCTTCGAAGCTGCGAGCCAAAGTACCTATCTCACCCTTTTGTTTAATATTAAGCTTGACGTTGAAATCTCCAGCAGCTATAAGCCGGGTAGCTTCTGTCAACTTTTTGATCGGTCTCACCAGAAACATAGCCGCAATTAGTATCAATAGGCTGCCTGCTATTAACGAACAAATCAAAAAAGTTACAACAAACTTGATGAGAAATGAGGTGGAAGAGGAAGTGAGGGGCTCTACAAACATTGCTTTGCTTCCCATTTCAGTTTTTATCGGCAATCCCAAGAAGATCGTATCGATCCCATTGACTTGGACCCTTCCCCCATCCAGCACTTTCTTCACTTGTTCCGTAGTCACTGGGAAAGGATGTTGTCCTCTAAGTTCTCCGTAGGATTGGAATTGATCCGTTGCTTTATAGATTCGAATGTGGTAGGAATTGAGTTGCTTCATTTCACTTATAAACATTTCTGCTTCATGTAACGGCAATGTCTCGTAGATGCGGACGATATCCTGGCCAAAGTCAAGCAAGGTGATTTGCAGGTTTTCGTTTAATTTATCTTGAAATATCCAGGTTGCAGCAAAAAAAGCAATGATTGTGCCCCCGATCACGGAGACTAGAAAGGTCAGGACTACGCGTGTATATAAGGAACCGATCACTCCTGCACCTCAAGCCGGTAGCCAAGTCCGCGTACCGTTTCGATACGAAAATCGGAGATAGCCGCGAAACGTTCGCGTAGGCGTTTAATATGTACGTCTATCGTTCGATCATCGCCAGTATAATTAATCCCCCAAACTTGATCGATTAATTGCTCCCGCGTATAGACTTGTCCCGGTAATCCAGCAAGTTTATACAATAATTCGAACTCCTTAAGCGGCAAGGTGAACGACTCTGTACCTCTCATGACCTTATAAGTCTGCCGGTTCAGAATGACGTTGCCTAACTGGATCGTCTGCGTTAAACCTATACGGTATCTTTTCAACAGTGCCTTAACGCGAGCCATCAACTCAAGCGGATCGAATGGCTTCGTCAAATAGTCATCTGTCCCGAGCTGGAATGCTTGTACTTTCTCCCAGGTTTCGCTTCTAGCCGTCAACATTAGTAACGGAAGATCAGGATTGGCTCTTCGAAGTTCCTCGCATAATGCCCAACCGTCCATGACCGGCATCATAATATCAAGAATGACCAAATCGACTGGCGTGGAGGTATAGATGGCCAGTGCTTCCTTTCCGTCTGCAGCGTTGATAGTTGCAAATCCGTCGTTGCGCAAAAATAAACAGACAAGTTTGCGAATGTTCGCATCGTCGTCAGCGACCAATATCGTAGGCATCGTTTCCACTCTCCTAAAAAAGAATATTTCTTCGGTTGTGCAAGAACGAAGAATGTCTAAATTATGCTACCTCATTGGCTGAAATCATACAACAGTGTTTATGTGAGAAATGATCCCATTAAGTTGTTTTTGGCCTGCCCGGTCGCAGCCCAGATCGCATCCACGGCAGTGTGTCGGT
Proteins encoded:
- a CDS encoding sensor histidine kinase; translation: MIGSLYTRVVLTFLVSVIGGTIIAFFAATWIFQDKLNENLQITLLDFGQDIVRIYETLPLHEAEMFISEMKQLNSYHIRIYKATDQFQSYGELRGQHPFPVTTEQVKKVLDGGRVQVNGIDTIFLGLPIKTEMGSKAMFVEPLTSSSTSFLIKFVVTFLICSLIAGSLLILIAAMFLVRPIKKLTEATRLIAAGDFNVKLNIKQKGEIGTLARSFEEMMHDLQQLEQMRREFVANVSHEVQSPLTSISGFAIALKQVDIPDDDRSSYLDIIITETARMSKISDSLLKLSLLESQSLQMRLATLSLDEQIRRVIVAIQPQWSARNIQFDLDLQPTKITADHDQLNQVWINILGNGIKFSKDGARISVRIKQSIKNVTVRISDSGIGILPEDQKRIFDRFFKADRSHSQKYEGSGMGLAIVKQIVSLHQGDIRVESEYGRGTTFIVILPITTPAG
- a CDS encoding response regulator transcription factor; this translates as MPTILVADDDANIRKLVCLFLRNDGFATINAADGKEALAIYTSTPVDLVILDIMMPVMDGWALCEELRRANPDLPLLMLTARSETWEKVQAFQLGTDDYLTKPFDPLELMARVKALLKRYRIGLTQTIQLGNVILNRQTYKVMRGTESFTLPLKEFELLYKLAGLPGQVYTREQLIDQVWGINYTGDDRTIDVHIKRLRERFAAISDFRIETVRGLGYRLEVQE